One Pseudomonadales bacterium genomic window, CCCCAGCCGGCTTCGAATTCAATCCGAAAGCCATCGATGGTGATTTTCTCACCCTGCTGTGCTGACATGGCTTCGGCGATATAGGCCACAATGGCATGTTTGGCTTCGGCATCAACGGTGCTGATAACATATTCGGGGCTAGCGCAGCTGCTGGGTAACGTCGCTAGGCGTTGGTCTAAGCTGTC contains:
- a CDS encoding phosphomannomutase/phosphoglucomutase, yielding DSLDQRLATLPSSCASPEYVISTVDAEAKHAIVAYIAEAMSAQQGEKITIDGFRIEFEAGWGLVRASNTSNAVSLRFEANNDELLEKLKKLFKAGLSRADDRLSIPF